From a single Pieris napi chromosome 7, ilPieNapi1.2, whole genome shotgun sequence genomic region:
- the LOC125051273 gene encoding uncharacterized protein LOC125051273 — MEAIEIILLISCIYQCGGVSLQTQLEHIANARAVSNGGINALAYRRSGFYQFDPREVSNIVGVPSIPNHLPEAESILPGHTLIRPSLGMLKSAVKFPHRELEDGSGVYGNIENLGIRYDAKNERVLYSGFRRSPSDYVMILPNKQKERQTEYEQLKILYF; from the exons ATGGAAGCAATCGAAATTATCCTCCTAATTTCT TGTATTTATCAATGTGGAGGAGTCAGTTTGCAAACACAGTTGGAACACATTGCC AATGCACGCGCTGTAAGTAATGGAGGAATCAACGCATTAGCATAT CGTAGGTCTGGCTTCTACCAGTTTGACCCCAGAGAAGTTTCAAATATAGTTGGTGTACCGTCAATACCCAACCACCTCCCCGAAGCGGAATCGATACTTCCCGGGCACACCCTCATTCGTCCTTCGCTTGGCATGCTAAAGTCAGCTGTAAAGTTTCCGCATAGAGAATTGGAAGACGGGTCTGGAGTCTAtggaaatattgaaaatttggGAATAAG ATACGACGCCAAAAATGAACGCGTACTTTATTCAGGATTTCGAAGATCACCTTCTGATTATGTTatg aTTTTACCGAATAAACAAAAGGAGCGGCAGACTGagtatgaacaattaaaaattttatacttt
- the LOC125051334 gene encoding inosine-uridine preferring nucleoside hydrolase-like isoform X3 — translation MAIFMALICEKYLNGPQVVGLTTVHGNVNESQAYINTQRILNIAERKDVPIYRGAASPFIHGIPSDKFFGEDGLGDNKVEDYDKLPAKPIHAALALIHLSHLYGDKLIVVAIGSLTNIGLAIKLDPEFVSRIGQLYVGAGHIHTAEHKEAEFNAAMDPEAYHIVANHSYPSQVTVVPFSPILTYVKIEKNWRINVLGKIPTVISSYMMIFERKSIAAVDYWANLDPAVMAVVLRESLVDEFKFSLNSVILCGTDRGVTPHDFLSENANTRVAVRINKVKYMLFLYTVFSAPLEGSGHSNGPYS, via the exons ATGGCCATTTTTATGGCTCTCATTTGCGAGAAATATTTGAACGG ACCGCAAGTGGTAGGCTTAACCACGGTCCATGGTAATGTCAATGAAAGCCAAGCCTACATTAATACTCAAAGAATCTTAAACATAGCAGAGAGAAAAGAT GTTCCAATCTACCGTGGAGCCGCATCGCCATTCATCCATGGCATCCCATCAGACAAATTTTTTGGAGAAGACGGTCTTGGTGACAATAAAGTAGAGGATTACGATAAACTTCCTGCAAAACCGATTCACGCAGCGTTGGCTCTTATCCATTTATCGCACTTATATGGTG acAAACTCATAGTAGTAGCAATCGGATCATTAACCAATATTGGACTGGCAATCAAACTGGATCCAGAGTTTGTTTCAAGAATAGGACAGTTGTATGTCGGTGCGGGACATATTCATA CTGCAGAACACAAAGAAGCTGAGTTTAACGCGGCTATGGATCCTGAAGCATACCACATCGTAGCCAACCACAGTTACCCCAGCCAAGTAACAGTGGTGCCCTTTTCACCTATATTAACCTATGTTAAAATTGAAAAG aaTTGGCGAATCAATGTTCTTGGGAAGATACCAACAGTTATATCAAGTTATATGATGATATTCGAACGAAAATCTATCGCCGCTGTTGATTATTGGGCTAATTTAGACCCGGCTGTGATGGCGGTAGTGCTTCGTGAGAGCTTGGTGGATGAGTTTAAATTTTCGTTAAACAGTGTTATTTTATGTG GTACAGACAGAGGCGTTACTCCTCATGATTTTCTTTCGGAAAACGCAAACACAAGAGTAGCTGTGCGAATCaacaaagtaaaatatatgctatttttatatacagtttTCTCCGCTCCATTGGAAGGTTCAGGACATTCAAATGGGCCTTACTCATAA
- the LOC125051299 gene encoding uncharacterized protein LOC125051299 has translation MKALAELNFRHKGKTKLYIAAVKNENINETPKNYLSNVEQHKKWRWNNSKYYKGHDRRLKRFVPVHSKYLFSLREKNKDSKAILRNEHEDILHSSSADIISIEERSTTPKSIEFEGGVTEKNWIKAHKNFNNIQINDNAPEYLKLIPKDSKENIRSWWFFSQHDFKEFSGERKV, from the exons ATGAAAGCACTTGCAGAGTTGAACTTCAGGCATAAAGG aaaAACAAAGCTATATATAGCTGCGGTGAAGAATGAG AATATAAACGAAACACCGAAAAACTATCTCAGTAATGTGGa ACAACACAAAAAATGGCGCTGGAATAATTCAAAGTATTATAAG ggTCATGACAGAAGACTGAAAAg ATTTGTTCCTGTACATTCAAAG TACTTGTTCTCTTTgcgagaaaaaaataaagatagtaAAGCGATACTCAGAAACGAGCACGAAGATATATTACATTCATCATCAGCggatattatttcaatagaaGAGAGAAGTACAACACCAAAAAGCATAGAATTTGAAGGTGGTGTAACCGAGAAGAACTGGATTAAAGCTCAt AAAaacttcaataatattcaGATAAATGACAACGCACCCGAATACTTAAAGTTAATCCCAAAAGattctaaagaaaatattcGAAGCTGGTGGTTCTTCAGTCAG CATGATTTCAAAGAATTTTCGGGCGAACGAAAAGTATAa
- the LOC125051334 gene encoding inosine-uridine preferring nucleoside hydrolase-like isoform X2 translates to MTIDYFKLLCALLVACQCGASHVQPKLVIDEDGGADDAMAIFMALICEKYLNGPQVVGLTTVHGNVNESQAYINTQRILNIAERKDVPIYRGAASPFIHGIPSDKFFGEDGLGDNKVEDYDKLPAKPIHAALALIHLSHLYGDKLIVVAIGSLTNIGLAIKLDPEFVSRIGQLYVGAGHIHTAEHKEAEFNAAMDPEAYHIVANHSYPSQVTVVPFSPILTYVKIEKNWRINVLGKIPTVISSYMMIFERKSIAAVDYWANLDPAVMAVVLRESLVDEFKFSLNSVILCGTDRGVTPHDFLSENANTRVAVRINKVKYMLFLYTVFSAPLEGSGHSNGPYS, encoded by the exons ATGACgatcgattattttaaattgttgtgTGCTTTATTGGTTGCTTGTCAGTG tgGAGCGTCACATGTGCAACCCAAACTAGTTATAGACGAAGATGGTGGAGCCGATGACGCAATGGCCATTTTTATGGCTCTCATTTGCGAGAAATATTTGAACGG ACCGCAAGTGGTAGGCTTAACCACGGTCCATGGTAATGTCAATGAAAGCCAAGCCTACATTAATACTCAAAGAATCTTAAACATAGCAGAGAGAAAAGAT GTTCCAATCTACCGTGGAGCCGCATCGCCATTCATCCATGGCATCCCATCAGACAAATTTTTTGGAGAAGACGGTCTTGGTGACAATAAAGTAGAGGATTACGATAAACTTCCTGCAAAACCGATTCACGCAGCGTTGGCTCTTATCCATTTATCGCACTTATATGGTG acAAACTCATAGTAGTAGCAATCGGATCATTAACCAATATTGGACTGGCAATCAAACTGGATCCAGAGTTTGTTTCAAGAATAGGACAGTTGTATGTCGGTGCGGGACATATTCATA CTGCAGAACACAAAGAAGCTGAGTTTAACGCGGCTATGGATCCTGAAGCATACCACATCGTAGCCAACCACAGTTACCCCAGCCAAGTAACAGTGGTGCCCTTTTCACCTATATTAACCTATGTTAAAATTGAAAAG aaTTGGCGAATCAATGTTCTTGGGAAGATACCAACAGTTATATCAAGTTATATGATGATATTCGAACGAAAATCTATCGCCGCTGTTGATTATTGGGCTAATTTAGACCCGGCTGTGATGGCGGTAGTGCTTCGTGAGAGCTTGGTGGATGAGTTTAAATTTTCGTTAAACAGTGTTATTTTATGTG GTACAGACAGAGGCGTTACTCCTCATGATTTTCTTTCGGAAAACGCAAACACAAGAGTAGCTGTGCGAATCaacaaagtaaaatatatgctatttttatatacagtttTCTCCGCTCCATTGGAAGGTTCAGGACATTCAAATGGGCCTTACTCATAA
- the LOC125051334 gene encoding inosine-uridine preferring nucleoside hydrolase-like isoform X1, whose protein sequence is MSKLHCMNKKLVFIVCGGLSLLTIVVVLSLSYLIKRGASHVQPKLVIDEDGGADDAMAIFMALICEKYLNGPQVVGLTTVHGNVNESQAYINTQRILNIAERKDVPIYRGAASPFIHGIPSDKFFGEDGLGDNKVEDYDKLPAKPIHAALALIHLSHLYGDKLIVVAIGSLTNIGLAIKLDPEFVSRIGQLYVGAGHIHTAEHKEAEFNAAMDPEAYHIVANHSYPSQVTVVPFSPILTYVKIEKNWRINVLGKIPTVISSYMMIFERKSIAAVDYWANLDPAVMAVVLRESLVDEFKFSLNSVILCGTDRGVTPHDFLSENANTRVAVRINKVKYMLFLYTVFSAPLEGSGHSNGPYS, encoded by the exons ATGAGCAAGCTACattgtatgaataaaaaacTGGTGTTTATCGTCTGTGGAGGTCTTAGTTTATTAACCATAGTCGTGGTTTTGTCGTtaagttacttaataaaacG tgGAGCGTCACATGTGCAACCCAAACTAGTTATAGACGAAGATGGTGGAGCCGATGACGCAATGGCCATTTTTATGGCTCTCATTTGCGAGAAATATTTGAACGG ACCGCAAGTGGTAGGCTTAACCACGGTCCATGGTAATGTCAATGAAAGCCAAGCCTACATTAATACTCAAAGAATCTTAAACATAGCAGAGAGAAAAGAT GTTCCAATCTACCGTGGAGCCGCATCGCCATTCATCCATGGCATCCCATCAGACAAATTTTTTGGAGAAGACGGTCTTGGTGACAATAAAGTAGAGGATTACGATAAACTTCCTGCAAAACCGATTCACGCAGCGTTGGCTCTTATCCATTTATCGCACTTATATGGTG acAAACTCATAGTAGTAGCAATCGGATCATTAACCAATATTGGACTGGCAATCAAACTGGATCCAGAGTTTGTTTCAAGAATAGGACAGTTGTATGTCGGTGCGGGACATATTCATA CTGCAGAACACAAAGAAGCTGAGTTTAACGCGGCTATGGATCCTGAAGCATACCACATCGTAGCCAACCACAGTTACCCCAGCCAAGTAACAGTGGTGCCCTTTTCACCTATATTAACCTATGTTAAAATTGAAAAG aaTTGGCGAATCAATGTTCTTGGGAAGATACCAACAGTTATATCAAGTTATATGATGATATTCGAACGAAAATCTATCGCCGCTGTTGATTATTGGGCTAATTTAGACCCGGCTGTGATGGCGGTAGTGCTTCGTGAGAGCTTGGTGGATGAGTTTAAATTTTCGTTAAACAGTGTTATTTTATGTG GTACAGACAGAGGCGTTACTCCTCATGATTTTCTTTCGGAAAACGCAAACACAAGAGTAGCTGTGCGAATCaacaaagtaaaatatatgctatttttatatacagtttTCTCCGCTCCATTGGAAGGTTCAGGACATTCAAATGGGCCTTACTCATAA